From one Lotus japonicus ecotype B-129 chromosome 3, LjGifu_v1.2 genomic stretch:
- the LOC130744155 gene encoding protein AGENET DOMAIN (AGD)-CONTAINING P1-like, with translation MSTPPRVYTPGNRVEVMGYEPGFIGSYYEATILTVLDDGRYEVIYKNLVEDEETKIPLKEYLRPQDLRPRPPPVREAIEFKLTQHVDVFINEGWWIGAVAAKDMDRSVYLVYFESTGKAAEYDSSLVRVHQELINGLWYRSDP, from the coding sequence ATGAGTACTCCTCCTCGTGTCTACACCCCCGGTAATAGAGTTGAGGTGATGGGTTACGAGCCAGGTTTCATCGGTTCATATTACGAGGCCACCATTCTCACTGTCCTCGACGATGGCCGCTATGAGGTTATATACAAGAACCTCGTAGAGGATGAGGAAActaagattcctctgaaggagtATCTAAGGCCGCAGGACCTCCGCCCGAGACCACCTCCTGTCCGCGAAGCAATCGAGTTCAAGCTGACCCAACATGTGGACGTGTTCATCAATGAAGGGTGGTGGATTGGGGCGGTCGCCGCAAAAGACATGGACAGGTCCGTCTACCTGGTGTACTTCGAATCCACCGGCAAGGCTGCTGAGTACGACTCTTCCCTCGTTAGGGTTCATCAGGAACTTATTAATGGGTTGTGGTACCGAAGTGATCCGTAG
- the LOC130744156 gene encoding protein AGENET DOMAIN (AGD)-CONTAINING P1-like has product MEVPPPPPQMEVPPPPVIYNIGDQVEVIGHEDGFFDSYFEATVVSLLDGGRYWVEYETLVEDDETGIPLKEAILPTNLRPAPPRVNVRGEYKLDQMVNVFYNDGWWYGRVNGKILGYHAKGYTVHFSTYNETLPFHCSCMRVHHDFIDGEWHRV; this is encoded by the coding sequence ATGGAagtgcctcctcctcctccgcaGATGGAAGTGCCTCCTCCACCGGTGATTTACAACATCGGTGACCAAGTCGAAGTGATAGGCCATGAGGACGGCTTCTTCGACTCGTACTTCGAGGCCACCGTTGTCTCCCTTCTAGATGGCGGCCGCTATTGGGTCGAGTACGAGACGCTTGTCGAGGATGACGAGACTGGAATTCCTCTAAAGGAGGCAATCCTTCCGACAAACCTCCGCCCGGCGCCACCACGTGTCAATGTCCGTGGCGAGTACAAGCTGGACCAGATGGTTAACGTATTTTACAACGACGGGTGGTGGTACGGGAGGGTCAACGGAAAGATCCTTGGCTACCACGCCAAGGGATACACCGTGCACTTCAGCACCTACAATGAGACCCTTCCGTTCCACTGCTCTTGCATGAGGGTTCACCATGACTTCATTGATGGAGAGTGGCACcgagtttaa